The following coding sequences lie in one Alosa sapidissima isolate fAloSap1 chromosome 15, fAloSap1.pri, whole genome shotgun sequence genomic window:
- the LOC121683962 gene encoding rho-related GTP-binding protein RhoG-like: MQSIKCVVVGDGAVGKTCLLISYTTNAFPSEYIPTVFDNYSSQVTVDSRTISLNLWDTAGQEEYDRLRTLSYPQTNVFVICFSIASPPSYENVKHKWHPEVTHHCPNTPILLVGTKKDLRNDPEIQKKLKDQNQTTVTLQQGQALARQIQAIKYLECSALNQDGIKEVFAEAVRAFLNPQPTTAKKPCVLL; this comes from the coding sequence ATGCAGAGTATAAAGTGTGTGGTGGTCGGAGACGGAGCTGTCGGAAAAACTTGTCTCCTCATTTCCTACACAACCAACGCCTTCCCCAGCGAGTACATCCCTACCGTGTTTGACAACTACAGCTCCCAGGTGACCGTGGACAGTAGGACTATTAGTCTGAACTTGTGGGACACTGCCGGCCAGGAGGAGTATGACCGCCTCCGCACCCTTTCCTACCCACAGACGAACGTCTTCGTCATCTGCTTCTCTATCGCAAGCCCGCCTTCCTATGAGAATGTCAAGCACAAATGGCACCCCGAGGTGACGCACCACTGCCCCAACACCCCCATCCTGCTGGTGGGCACCAAGAAGGATCTGCGGAATGACCCTGAGATCCAGAAGAAGCTGAAGGATCAGAACCAGACTACTGTCACCCTACAACAGGGCCAGGCGCTGGCCCGACAAATCCAGGCCATCAAGTACCTGGAGTGCTCGGCTCTTAACCAAGATGGCATAAAGGAGGTGTTTGCAGAGGCTGTGCGTGCTTTCCTCAATCCACAGCCAACTACTGCCAAGAAACCATGTGTGCTGTTGTAG